In Halorhabdus rudnickae, the following proteins share a genomic window:
- a CDS encoding DUF402 domain-containing protein — protein MSVRCRGIYATALTRLLNGDSSFQVVQASPPIERRFDTGFSSSPAAVSIVPDDDRLGVGIVGDPDAVETVRERLDVGRDTLQWVDSAPRGAVFDGIVTETLGSGAIVDLGDSEGFLPYGATDAHVETDDRLRVQVTSPVSPWGDDRAELGTTLSVEGELATLVRERSTGSAAGPDLLDVLSVDVPDGWRVSWGRDAEDVGFDVLEAAIEQKIERAERLDVALANADERTDTGVVYEGDGTAWVLFGRESRFALDEHRREVTATMPGHHRIKAGDERASAAVDFVEDLAPDLDGEFPFDVVTRQFGPTVGDRIAIAHGKPDGRTISLGRGEVVERDADETVRVEREMSPGGTYDALGVERQAGDVAATKFTEGKWWYPTVYRSADGETRGTYVNVCTPIEVFPHEVRYVDLHVDVVKHADGRVERVDDDELDAAVEAGHVSETLAEKGREVASAVENAL, from the coding sequence ATCTCTGTCCGGTGTCGGGGAATCTACGCCACCGCGCTGACGCGGCTGCTAAATGGGGACAGCAGCTTCCAGGTCGTCCAGGCCTCCCCACCCATCGAACGGCGGTTCGACACCGGGTTCTCGTCATCACCTGCCGCTGTCTCGATCGTTCCCGACGACGATCGCCTCGGGGTCGGGATCGTCGGTGATCCGGACGCCGTCGAAACGGTTCGCGAACGACTCGACGTGGGCAGGGACACACTCCAGTGGGTCGACTCGGCGCCCCGGGGCGCGGTCTTCGACGGCATCGTCACCGAGACACTGGGAAGTGGGGCGATCGTCGATCTCGGCGATAGCGAGGGGTTTCTCCCCTACGGCGCGACCGATGCCCACGTCGAAACCGACGACCGACTTCGGGTCCAGGTGACCTCTCCGGTCTCGCCCTGGGGAGACGACCGTGCCGAACTGGGTACGACACTGTCTGTCGAGGGTGAACTCGCGACGCTCGTTCGGGAGCGATCGACGGGCAGCGCCGCTGGACCCGACTTGCTCGATGTCCTCTCAGTCGACGTCCCGGACGGCTGGCGTGTCTCCTGGGGCCGCGACGCCGAGGACGTCGGCTTTGACGTGCTGGAAGCAGCCATCGAACAGAAGATCGAACGCGCCGAACGACTCGATGTGGCTCTGGCGAACGCCGACGAGAGAACCGACACCGGCGTGGTTTACGAGGGCGATGGAACAGCCTGGGTGTTGTTCGGTCGCGAATCTCGGTTTGCACTCGACGAGCACCGCCGGGAAGTGACGGCGACGATGCCCGGCCATCACCGTATCAAAGCTGGCGACGAACGGGCCAGTGCTGCGGTCGACTTCGTCGAGGATCTCGCGCCCGACCTGGACGGGGAGTTCCCCTTCGACGTGGTGACCCGCCAATTTGGCCCTACAGTGGGCGATCGGATTGCGATCGCCCACGGGAAACCAGACGGCCGAACGATCAGTCTGGGTCGCGGCGAGGTGGTCGAACGCGATGCCGACGAGACCGTCCGGGTCGAACGCGAGATGTCCCCCGGCGGAACCTACGACGCGCTTGGAGTCGAACGGCAGGCTGGCGACGTGGCCGCCACGAAATTCACCGAGGGCAAGTGGTGGTATCCGACAGTCTACCGGAGTGCAGACGGGGAGACACGCGGCACGTACGTCAACGTCTGTACGCCGATAGAGGTGTTTCCCCACGAGGTGCGCTACGTCGACCTACACGTCGACGTGGTCAAGCACGCCGACGGCCGTGTCGAGCGCGTCGACGACGACGAACTCGATGCGGCCGTCGAAGCGGGCCACGTTTCCGAAACTCTCGCTGAGAAAGGCCGCGAGGTGGCCAGCGCGGTCGAGAACGCGCTCTGA
- a CDS encoding AIM24 family protein: MEHEIEHRPSSALLTVELGQSEEIQAGAMGSHTDGIAIETGTQGGIVDSLKRTAFGRESFFMNTFSAERPGHITITPPLPGDEVDKDLQNERLLVQSGSFLAAEAAIDIDTKFGGGRTFFGGEGLVCEFQGEGAVWLQTRSTDALLSWLIPNLLSNGSGDNDSGLSIDF, from the coding sequence ATAGAGCACGAGATTGAACACCGACCCTCTTCGGCGCTGTTGACCGTCGAACTTGGCCAGAGCGAAGAGATCCAGGCGGGCGCGATGGGCAGTCACACCGACGGCATCGCGATCGAGACAGGCACACAGGGCGGGATCGTCGACTCGCTGAAGCGCACGGCCTTCGGCAGGGAGTCGTTCTTCATGAACACCTTCAGTGCTGAGCGACCGGGCCACATTACGATCACCCCGCCGCTACCGGGCGATGAAGTGGACAAAGACCTCCAGAACGAGCGTTTGCTCGTCCAGTCCGGATCGTTCCTCGCTGCCGAGGCGGCGATTGACATCGACACGAAGTTCGGCGGCGGCCGCACGTTCTTCGGCGGCGAGGGGCTGGTCTGTGAGTTCCAGGGCGAGGGCGCGGTCTGGTTGCAGACTCGCAGTACTGATGCCCTCCTCTCGTGGTTGATCCCGAACCTCCTGAGCAACGGTAGCGGTGACAACGACAGCGGATTGAGCATCGACTTCTGA
- the brz gene encoding transcriptional regulator Brz — translation MGIETLACPECSAGAKMGLPQSATVKSVTTERREKPDAERVKVRATACPNDHRFFVTFEF, via the coding sequence ATGGGGATCGAAACGCTCGCCTGTCCCGAGTGCAGCGCCGGGGCGAAGATGGGGCTCCCACAGAGTGCAACGGTCAAGTCGGTCACCACTGAACGACGGGAAAAACCCGATGCCGAGCGCGTCAAGGTCCGGGCAACCGCCTGTCCCAACGATCACCGCTTTTTCGTCACCTTCGAGTTCTGA
- a CDS encoding Brp/Blh family beta-carotene 15,15'-dioxygenase codes for MEQTAYGRLGTEIGFRAGGNRPVTVSRVALFVVAAAFALAAAVGVRLGLEAQAAIYLFGMVALNLPHGGYEHFDNIRQRGLDFQWRYVAAYLALIAGFIALFVLAPVAGLALAITVAVLKGGYGGLGVMDAVTGSGHLRTDRQRHLASLVRGGTVMAVPIAFWPGTFETFSTYMVAIFQPGGLERITSYFSVTRPLIGVGFAALVAVHLGVGYARRDGSGSWLVDAAETLLLVVYFAVVPVVVAVGLYFPLWYSMRQVGREIAVENDVPENGGILSGYLDSDDPRVVAMTAWGVLIAGAVATATVVGAIYLAATRPLGGAPLLAGGVAFWSVAISIIALPHVVVGSFLDRERGIWYVP; via the coding sequence ATGGAACAGACTGCGTACGGTAGACTCGGAACCGAGATCGGGTTCCGGGCCGGCGGAAACCGTCCTGTGACTGTTTCGCGGGTCGCGTTGTTCGTCGTGGCCGCGGCGTTCGCCCTCGCCGCCGCGGTCGGTGTTCGCCTCGGGTTGGAGGCACAGGCTGCCATCTATCTCTTCGGGATGGTCGCGCTGAACCTCCCACACGGCGGGTACGAACACTTCGACAACATTCGCCAGCGCGGACTCGATTTCCAGTGGCGGTACGTGGCCGCTTACCTCGCACTGATCGCCGGTTTCATCGCGCTGTTCGTCCTCGCGCCGGTCGCCGGCCTCGCGCTCGCGATCACAGTCGCCGTCCTCAAGGGTGGCTACGGCGGCCTGGGCGTGATGGACGCCGTGACGGGCAGTGGCCACCTCCGGACGGACCGCCAGCGACACCTCGCTTCGCTGGTCCGTGGTGGCACGGTCATGGCGGTCCCGATCGCCTTCTGGCCGGGCACCTTCGAGACGTTCAGCACCTACATGGTCGCCATCTTCCAGCCGGGGGGACTCGAGCGTATCACGTCGTACTTCAGTGTTACACGCCCACTGATCGGCGTCGGGTTCGCCGCGCTCGTGGCCGTTCACCTCGGCGTGGGATACGCTCGCCGGGATGGAAGCGGGTCCTGGTTGGTCGACGCCGCCGAGACGCTGCTGTTGGTCGTATACTTCGCGGTGGTCCCGGTGGTCGTCGCCGTTGGCCTGTACTTCCCGCTGTGGTACTCGATGCGACAGGTCGGCCGGGAGATCGCCGTCGAGAACGACGTCCCCGAGAACGGCGGGATCCTCTCGGGGTACCTCGATAGCGACGACCCCCGCGTCGTGGCAATGACGGCCTGGGGCGTGTTGATAGCCGGCGCGGTTGCGACGGCGACAGTCGTGGGAGCGATCTATCTGGCGGCCACGCGTCCGCTCGGGGGCGCGCCGTTGCTCGCCGGTGGCGTGGCGTTCTGGAGCGTCGCGATCAGCATCATCGCCTTGCCACACGTCGTCGTCGGGTCCTTTTTGGACCGGGAACGTGGCATCTGGTACGTCCCATGA
- a CDS encoding phytoene desaturase family protein, with protein MTRFDGKPLAGQSIDVIGGGFGGLTTAAYLADAGADVTVLERQGRLGGAANLIESEGFRFDTGPSWYLMPDVFERFFAHFDRTPDAYYTLRQLDPQYRVFYRDSEPVPGAGKPYGDDLAPCDWVTITPDRDRTKRTFDAYERSGGEAFDAYLAEAQHTYDVGMEHFVYADRSRFRDLLDLDVIRLGPGLKMLGSMQDHVSDYVENPKLQQLLQYTLVFLGGAPQNTPALYNLMAHVDFNLGVYYPEGGMYSVVEGLVDLGEELGVTYRTNTEVTDIQETTTGLAIQTDAGRRRVDRVVSNAPPAYVERELLSPAKRDHDLDHWENQTYAPSALLLYLGVEGDVGPLEHHSLVFPEDWDPHFEAIFDEPAWPDDPAYYLAVPSLTDDSAAPDGHHAVVALLPIAPGLPDTPQRRREYRDLILEDLAENVGVDLRDRIVFEESMCVDDFAERLNYPKGTALGLAHTLFQTGPMRPSHRARKTDGLYYVGGFSSPGIGVPMAFISGEHAADAVVEDTRETGSLASVLGT; from the coding sequence ATGACCCGATTCGACGGTAAGCCGCTGGCCGGCCAGTCGATCGACGTGATCGGCGGCGGGTTCGGTGGCCTGACGACGGCCGCCTATCTGGCCGATGCGGGCGCTGACGTGACCGTCCTCGAACGGCAGGGTCGACTGGGCGGTGCTGCTAATCTCATCGAATCCGAAGGATTCCGATTCGATACCGGCCCGTCGTGGTACCTGATGCCCGATGTCTTCGAACGGTTCTTCGCTCACTTCGACCGCACGCCGGATGCGTACTACACGCTCCGGCAACTTGATCCACAGTACCGGGTGTTCTACCGCGACAGCGAGCCAGTGCCGGGCGCTGGCAAACCCTATGGCGATGATCTCGCTCCGTGTGATTGGGTGACGATCACGCCCGACCGAGATCGAACCAAGCGGACCTTCGATGCCTACGAGCGCAGCGGCGGCGAGGCCTTCGATGCGTACCTTGCAGAAGCCCAGCACACCTACGACGTCGGGATGGAACACTTCGTTTACGCGGATCGGTCGCGCTTTCGGGACTTGCTCGATCTCGACGTGATCCGACTGGGGCCGGGATTGAAAATGCTCGGCTCGATGCAGGACCACGTCTCCGACTACGTCGAGAACCCGAAACTCCAGCAGCTGTTGCAGTACACGCTCGTGTTCCTGGGTGGCGCCCCCCAAAACACCCCCGCGCTGTACAATCTGATGGCTCACGTCGACTTCAACCTCGGCGTCTACTATCCCGAGGGTGGGATGTACAGCGTCGTCGAGGGTCTGGTCGACCTCGGCGAGGAACTCGGGGTCACCTACCGAACGAATACTGAAGTGACGGATATTCAGGAAACGACGACGGGGCTGGCGATACAGACCGACGCCGGGCGGCGGCGGGTCGACCGCGTCGTCTCGAACGCACCCCCTGCGTACGTCGAGCGCGAGTTGCTCTCACCGGCCAAACGTGACCACGACCTCGACCACTGGGAGAACCAGACGTATGCACCCTCTGCACTGCTGTTGTATCTCGGCGTCGAGGGCGACGTGGGACCGCTCGAACACCACTCGCTTGTCTTCCCCGAGGACTGGGACCCGCATTTCGAGGCCATCTTCGACGAGCCGGCGTGGCCGGACGATCCCGCCTACTACCTGGCCGTGCCGTCCCTGACAGACGATTCAGCCGCCCCCGACGGCCATCACGCCGTCGTCGCGCTGCTGCCGATCGCGCCGGGTCTGCCGGACACGCCACAACGCCGTCGGGAGTACCGGGACCTGATCCTCGAGGATCTGGCCGAGAACGTCGGCGTGGATCTTCGGGACCGGATCGTCTTCGAGGAGTCGATGTGTGTCGATGACTTCGCGGAACGGCTCAACTATCCCAAAGGAACGGCGCTGGGACTGGCACATACGCTCTTCCAGACGGGGCCGATGCGGCCCTCCCACCGTGCCCGAAAGACGGACGGGTTGTACTACGTCGGCGGGTTTTCCTCGCCGGGCATCGGCGTTCCGATGGCGTTCATCAGCGGCGAGCACGCGGCGGACGCTGTCGTCGAAGACACCAGGGAGACCGGTTCGCTGGCGTCCGTTCTCGGGACCTGA
- a CDS encoding bacterio-opsin activator domain-containing protein, whose protein sequence is MSERAGSRVVLRVGENPADEPFPEEALCEVAENVVVETERDFTAALDRIESGDVDCVVADHGSGFDGISLLESVRRTRPAFPVIVLPETVDGDVSRRAVRADATAFVPQSVENFSAAVREELVDVVPVRQGDRVRMPIHDRTATEEQRLKERALDEAPVGITIADATEPDDPLIYVNDSFEEVTGYEKEEAIGVNCRFLQGEDTDAETVAEVREAVDNEQSVAVELLNYRPDGSTFWNNLAISPIRDDEGAVTNYVAFQQDITERKEAEAAIREERKRLERVLDRVEGLVSDLTEVLVRADDRPEIHRLAVDRFNSGTEFDQAWIGEYDPTSKTVTIAEYIDCSRDPMTIDIDDDLPETSALARAIETGKIQTLSAGSVPGSWTDETEYAGGGVAIPLTYRRTTYGVLAVFDTDADAFDETEQTILGALGRVIGSAINDVLSKRTVTADVTIAIEVELSDSSLFLLDLAGRATEELDYRGIHVGDDGAVRFLLAVDTADEAILLSAPDRYDAVTDVSVLSNTDGERVLELVAQGAPFVDALATYGAAIESVSIGQSGVQLRFRVGTEQNGRAIVEELEAIYESVELLAYHETENEATSPQAFRAAVESDLTDRQLTALRTAYASGFFEWPRESDGDDLADAMDVVPSTYYQHLRSAEKKLVSAFFES, encoded by the coding sequence ATGAGCGAGCGAGCGGGCTCGCGGGTCGTCCTCCGAGTTGGCGAGAACCCGGCTGACGAGCCGTTCCCCGAAGAGGCGCTGTGCGAGGTTGCGGAGAACGTCGTCGTCGAGACCGAACGGGACTTCACGGCGGCGCTGGATCGGATCGAGTCCGGCGACGTCGACTGTGTGGTCGCCGATCACGGATCCGGGTTCGACGGGATTTCTTTGCTCGAGAGCGTCCGCCGGACTCGCCCCGCCTTCCCGGTCATTGTACTCCCCGAAACGGTCGATGGCGATGTGAGTCGCCGGGCCGTCCGGGCCGACGCGACCGCCTTCGTTCCCCAGTCGGTCGAGAACTTCTCGGCGGCCGTCCGCGAGGAGTTGGTGGACGTGGTCCCAGTTCGCCAGGGGGATCGGGTGCGAATGCCGATCCACGACCGGACGGCGACCGAGGAACAGCGACTCAAGGAACGTGCCCTCGACGAGGCGCCGGTCGGCATCACGATCGCCGACGCGACCGAGCCCGACGATCCGCTGATCTACGTCAACGACTCCTTCGAGGAAGTGACCGGCTACGAAAAAGAGGAGGCGATCGGCGTCAACTGTCGGTTCCTACAGGGCGAGGACACCGACGCTGAAACGGTCGCCGAGGTCCGTGAGGCTGTCGACAACGAGCAATCGGTGGCTGTCGAGTTACTGAACTACCGACCCGACGGGTCGACCTTCTGGAACAATCTGGCGATATCACCCATCCGCGACGACGAAGGCGCGGTGACGAACTACGTCGCATTCCAGCAGGACATTACCGAACGCAAGGAGGCCGAGGCCGCCATCAGAGAGGAACGCAAGCGTCTCGAACGCGTCCTTGATCGGGTCGAAGGCCTCGTCAGTGACCTCACTGAGGTCCTTGTCCGGGCCGACGATCGGCCGGAAATTCATCGGCTGGCAGTCGATCGCTTCAACTCGGGGACGGAGTTCGACCAGGCCTGGATCGGCGAGTACGATCCAACTTCTAAGACGGTCACGATCGCAGAGTACATCGACTGCAGCCGCGATCCGATGACGATCGACATAGACGACGATCTGCCAGAGACGTCTGCACTCGCCCGGGCGATCGAAACAGGCAAGATACAGACCCTCTCGGCTGGCTCGGTCCCAGGGTCGTGGACCGACGAAACCGAGTACGCTGGTGGGGGCGTCGCGATCCCCTTGACGTATCGACGGACGACCTACGGTGTCCTGGCGGTCTTCGATACCGATGCCGACGCGTTCGACGAGACCGAACAGACGATCCTCGGGGCGCTTGGCCGGGTCATCGGATCGGCTATCAACGATGTCCTCAGCAAGCGGACCGTCACGGCAGACGTTACGATCGCCATTGAAGTGGAACTGTCGGACTCGTCGCTGTTCCTGCTCGATCTGGCCGGCCGAGCCACGGAGGAGTTAGATTATCGCGGAATCCACGTCGGGGACGACGGGGCTGTTCGATTCCTGCTAGCCGTCGATACGGCCGACGAGGCGATCCTGCTTTCGGCACCCGACCGCTACGACGCCGTGACCGATGTCTCAGTGCTGTCGAACACTGACGGCGAACGCGTCCTCGAGTTAGTCGCACAGGGCGCGCCATTCGTCGATGCGCTTGCGACGTACGGCGCAGCGATCGAATCGGTTTCGATCGGCCAGTCGGGCGTGCAGTTGCGATTCCGGGTCGGGACCGAACAGAACGGCCGGGCCATCGTCGAGGAACTCGAAGCGATCTACGAAAGCGTCGAACTGCTCGCCTATCACGAAACGGAGAACGAGGCGACGTCACCGCAGGCCTTCAGAGCCGCCGTCGAATCCGACCTGACCGATCGGCAACTCACGGCGCTCCGGACAGCATACGCCAGTGGTTTCTTCGAGTGGCCACGCGAGAGCGATGGCGATGATCTCGCCGACGCAATGGATGTCGTCCCCTCGACGTACTACCAGCATCTCCGCTCGGCCGAAAAGAAACTCGTCAGCGCCTTCTTCGAATCCTGA
- a CDS encoding lycopene cyclase domain-containing protein: MIEPISYLAFVLAFVAAPVLVVAGALLVTKRWHRAQLFGAGLLVAVALTYTLPWDDYLIRSGVWEYGSTLVGRVGVVPYEELLFVAAQTVLTGLWTTLVVRPDGCGPSVTRRQRLGGVAAGLLVGVAGLALLSIPSSLYLGAILAWSAPVFALQWGFGWPVLVRARRSVVFALAVPTAYLWAVDRLAIGIGLWTFSAERTTGIALLGLPIEEALFFLVTNAFLVQGLVLLGWVVERDVLPSVADAIRDLPSLVD, translated from the coding sequence ATGATAGAACCCATCAGCTATCTCGCCTTCGTACTCGCGTTCGTGGCCGCTCCGGTTCTCGTGGTAGCTGGGGCACTGCTCGTGACCAAGCGATGGCACCGAGCACAGTTGTTCGGAGCGGGATTGTTGGTCGCCGTCGCGCTAACTTACACGCTGCCGTGGGACGACTATCTGATCCGGAGCGGCGTCTGGGAATACGGATCGACGCTCGTCGGCCGCGTGGGCGTCGTCCCCTACGAGGAGTTGCTGTTCGTCGCCGCCCAGACGGTCCTGACGGGCTTGTGGACCACGCTCGTCGTTCGCCCGGACGGGTGCGGCCCGTCGGTCACCCGCCGACAGCGACTCGGTGGCGTCGCCGCGGGCCTGCTGGTGGGCGTCGCCGGGCTCGCATTGCTGTCGATCCCCTCGTCGCTGTACTTGGGGGCGATTCTCGCGTGGTCGGCCCCCGTCTTCGCCCTCCAGTGGGGCTTTGGCTGGCCGGTGCTCGTCCGCGCTCGCCGCTCTGTCGTCTTCGCGCTCGCGGTCCCGACGGCGTATCTCTGGGCCGTCGACAGACTGGCGATCGGGATCGGCCTGTGGACCTTCTCGGCCGAGCGCACGACAGGCATTGCACTTCTAGGATTGCCGATCGAGGAGGCGCTGTTTTTCCTCGTGACGAACGCCTTCCTCGTTCAGGGGCTGGTCCTGCTCGGGTGGGTCGTCGAACGCGACGTGTTGCCTTCCGTCGCCGACGCGATCCGGGACCTTCCGAGTCTGGTGGATTGA
- a CDS encoding type II toxin-antitoxin system death-on-curing family toxin, with the protein MTTDDDLPTVEEIYTIHDEIIHIYDLKHPGVRDRFADEKLAQLIEEAREYDDDFQRAAVILRKLPSLHVFEDGNKRTAFLVVVEYLDRRNLEPAKSGDIVERVMKCRKRYSVEEIARWLEDGSIDEDKLRQ; encoded by the coding sequence ATGACCACAGATGACGATCTTCCAACTGTCGAGGAAATCTATACTATTCATGATGAAATCATCCACATATATGACCTGAAACACCCCGGCGTCCGTGATCGATTTGCCGACGAAAAGCTAGCACAATTAATCGAAGAAGCACGGGAATACGACGACGACTTTCAAAGGGCAGCAGTAATCTTGCGGAAACTCCCCTCGCTTCATGTGTTTGAGGATGGAAACAAGCGGACGGCTTTCCTTGTTGTCGTTGAATACCTTGATAGACGAAATCTTGAACCCGCGAAAAGTGGGGACATAGTTGAGCGTGTTATGAAGTGCCGGAAGCGATATTCTGTGGAAGAAATAGCGCGGTGGTTAGAGGATGGATCCATTGATGAAGATAAGCTCCGGCAATGA
- a CDS encoding bacteriorhodopsin encodes MANLTTISLWAGTAGMFLGMLYFIATGWNVRDSRRKKFYVVTTFIAAIAFVNYLAMATGFGKLPIEVVENILGTELNGVPEEIYWPRYTDWILTTPLLLYDIALLAGADRNTTGTLVGLDVLMILTGAVATLTFSGAAGMGVGGVRILWWGVSTGFLLVLLYVLFSTLTARAAELSPDTRSTFELLRNMIAVLWLVYPVWWIVGTEGLGVIGIGPETAGFAVLDVTAKVIFGVILLRSHSVLDDGAVSTGSTSAQPAD; translated from the coding sequence ATGGCAAACCTAACCACGATATCGCTGTGGGCAGGCACGGCAGGAATGTTCCTGGGAATGCTGTACTTCATCGCGACAGGATGGAACGTACGGGATTCCCGGCGAAAGAAGTTCTACGTCGTGACGACGTTCATCGCGGCGATCGCCTTCGTCAACTACCTGGCGATGGCAACGGGTTTCGGGAAGCTCCCGATCGAAGTCGTCGAGAACATCCTCGGGACGGAACTCAACGGTGTTCCCGAGGAGATTTACTGGCCGCGATACACCGACTGGATCCTGACGACGCCGCTGTTGCTGTACGACATCGCGCTACTCGCGGGCGCTGACCGCAACACGACCGGGACGCTCGTCGGACTCGACGTGTTGATGATCCTCACCGGCGCGGTCGCGACCCTGACGTTCAGCGGTGCAGCCGGGATGGGCGTCGGGGGCGTCCGTATCCTCTGGTGGGGCGTCTCCACCGGCTTCCTGTTGGTGTTGCTGTATGTCCTGTTCTCGACGCTGACGGCGAGAGCGGCGGAGTTGTCGCCCGACACCAGGAGTACGTTCGAGCTTCTCCGGAACATGATCGCCGTCCTCTGGCTGGTGTACCCGGTCTGGTGGATCGTCGGCACCGAAGGCCTCGGCGTCATCGGGATCGGCCCAGAGACCGCCGGCTTCGCCGTGCTCGACGTGACCGCGAAGGTGATCTTCGGGGTCATCCTGCTGCGGAGCCACAGCGTCCTCGACGACGGCGCTGTCTCGACCGGCAGCACGTCGGCACAACCGGCTGACTGA